Sequence from the Cryptosporangium phraense genome:
GCATCCACCACCGGGCGATGACCGACCGGGCCATCGACGGCTGGGCCCAGCGGCGCTTCAGCCGCCTCGTCGCCGCCTGAGTCTCGAAAACGAGTAGCCGCCCCGGACGGGGAGTCCCCAGGGCGGCTACCGATTCCTCCAGTGTCCTCAGCAGGCCACCGAACCGCTGCCCCTCCCCCAACTACAGGCGTCGATCTGCTTCCCGGCCGCGTTGCGCAGGTACGCGGCATCACCGGTGTTGTTCCAGATGTAGTTGCCGGAATTCCAGTACCGGTGGCTGGCCGTGTTGGTGCCCCGCCCGGTGTGCAGCCAGAGCGTCGCGCCGGCCTTGAGCGTCACGGTTCCGGTGAACGTGTAGACGTGGTTGGCCTTGTCGCGAACCGTCCAGCGGGAGAGATTGACGGTCGCCTTGGACGTGTTCTTGAGCGTCACGTACTCGGCGTTCAGGCTCGCGTTGGTGCGGGTGTCCTTGCCCGGTGAGTCGTAGTAGGCCCGGGTGAACGACACCACCGGTGCAGCGGAGGCCGGCGCGGCCGGGATGAGTACGGCGGCGGCCGGGATCAGCACGGCGGCGGCGGCCGAGGCCAGAATTGAGCGCAGCATTTGTCAGTGCCCCTCGTCGTCGAAAAGCAGCGCGGAGGCGCTGACTGTAGTGAGAGGCGCCGACTACCGGCGTCGGGCTGCCGGACGCATTTGCGTCACCGGCCGGAAGAAAAACTCTGGCGATTCAGCCCGGCCCGTCGGACCGCCCACCGAATCGCGCTCTGCTATGCGCCCTATCCACAGCGCGATCGCAATTTTCTCCTC
This genomic interval carries:
- a CDS encoding lamin tail domain-containing protein, which encodes MLRSILASAAAAVLIPAAAVLIPAAPASAAPVVSFTRAYYDSPGKDTRTNASLNAEYVTLKNTSKATVNLSRWTVRDKANHVYTFTGTVTLKAGATLWLHTGRGTNTASHRYWNSGNYIWNNTGDAAYLRNAAGKQIDACSWGRGSGSVAC